The DNA window CGGTGCTCAGGGTCGCCGGTTTGTTACGGGCGCTCGCGGATGCACCTTTGATGCCCGGCGCCGTTTCGACGATTTCCAGGTCAACGGTCTGCGGCAGTTCAAGGGCCAGCAGCTGACCGTCCCAGGTCAGAACCTGCATGTCCGGCATCCCGCCTTCAGGAATAAACAGCAGTTCTTCTTCAATCTGCTCTTTAGTGAAGATATACGGGGTGTAGTCTTCTTTATCCATAAAGACGTATTCGTTGCCATCAATATAGGAGAAGTCAACGAAACGACGGGTCAGGGTCACGGTATCGACGATATCATCGCCTTTAAAGCGCTCTTCCACTTTCAGGCCGGTACGTACGTCAGAGAAACGCATTTTGTACAGCGTTGCGGCGCCACGGGCGCTGGGTGACTGAATATCAATGTTTTTAACAATCAGCAGTTTGCCGTTGTAATTCAGCACCATACCTTTTTTAATTTCATTCGCTCTTGGCATTGCGGTAATCCTGTCACATAAAGGGTCAAAAATATCGCGTAAAACTACTCGCGCCGGGCCTTTCAGGCAAGTGGAATTCGTGTGTTTTGCTATCTTCAGGTAAAACGTTTAGTCTGGGCCGCCAAAAGCGTTATCAGAAGAGTCGATTATGGAATGCCGCCCCGACTGCGGAGCTTGCTGTATCGCTCCTTCTATCTCCAGCCCCATTCCGGGTATGCCGCAGGGCAAGCCCGCAAACACCCGGTGCATACAGCTATCAGACAGCAACCTGTGCAATATTTTTGGCTCGCCGTTAAGGCCTAAAGTGTGTGGCAGTCTGAAGCCTGAAGTGGAGATGTGCGCGACGAATCGCGATGACGCGATGACCTGGCTTCTTCATCTTGAACAGAGCACTTCTTGAATCCACACGCTGCTCAATAGAGTAAATCAGCAAAATTATTATCCGGGTCCATCTCCCGCGCGAGGGCGATCAGTTTCTTCTTATTACCAAGAGCGTAGCCGGATTTCTGTTTAACCAGCAGGCCTTCCTGGCAGAATTGTGCGATCACATATAATAAATGACGATACGACACTCCCATATATTCCGCCGCCGGCGTATGTTTTTCGTGATAAATATCACAATGCTGAGTTAATAAAATAAATGCTGCCAGACGATTCACCAGCGGAAAAGATTGATTTTGGGTGAGTGACACGATGTTGCGATAGTTTTTTTGGCTTAACGCGATACAGAGATTACGCAGGAAAATGACGTCGTTCAGCAACAACGGGCGGAATGAAGCAATGGGCAGCGCCAGGCACCAGCACTCTTCGATGGCCTGAACGCCACGCGGATCGTGATGTTTGTCAATGAGTTCTATCTCGCCGATAAAGCAGGGTGCGCCAAAGAAGTCGATCAGCGAGACCCGACCATTAGCTGATGTGGTGTAAAGCTTAGCCCGGCCGCGTGCGAGGTAAAAAAGGTGCGCGGGTTGAGCCCCCTCTTTGACAATATAATCCCCTGCCACAACGTGGAACAATCGTGTATCCCGCACAACATCGACGGAAAATTTTTCCAGGTACCCCGAGTCGCTTATCAATTGCTGTTTGAGATTTTCATTTTGGATTTCTTTCACGGTCGCTTCCCTGTATGAGATTTCTCATATTCAGTATCAGTTTTTGCCTGGTATGCTGCAAAAGCTACCTACTTAACCCTGCTGTAATAACATAAATATGCTTTAAAAGCGAAAAGAGGAAATAAAAATGGAAAAAAGAAAAATTATACTCGATTGCGATCCAGGTCACGATGATGCTATTGCGATAATTATGGCGGCCAGACATCCGGCAATTGATTTATTAGGAATAACGATTGTTGCGGGTAACCAAACGCTGGATAAAACGCTGGTCAATGGATTAAACGTCTGCCAACATTTAGATATCAATGTACCCGTTTATGCGGGAATGCCGCAGCCCATTATGCGTCAGCAAATTGTCGCTGATAATATTCATGGTGAAACCGGACTTGATGGCCCGGTGTTCTCTCCATTGACACGTAAAGCAGAAAGTACGCATGCAGTTAAATATATTATTGACACGCTCATGGCCAGTGAGGGTGACATCACGCTGGTCCCCGTTGGCCCACTAACCAATATAGCCGTCGCCATGCGAATGCAGCCAGAAATCCTGCCGAAAATTCGCGAGATTGTATTAATGGGCGGTGCTTATGGTACCGGAAACTTTACGCCATCGGCAGAGTTTAATATTTATGCCGACCCTGAAGCCGCTCGCGTGGTATTCACCTCGGGTGTCCCTCTGGTCATGATGGGCCTGGATTTGACTAATCAGACGGTCTGCACCGCTGACGTTATTGCACGCATGGAAAAAGCCGGCGGTCCGGCGGGACAGTTGTTTAGCGATATCATGAATTTCACCCTCAAAACGCAGTTTGAAAACTACGGCTTAGCGGGTGGTCCGGTGCATGATGCCACCTGCATTGGCTATCTGATTAATCCTCAGGGCATCAAAACACAAGACATGTACGTTGAGGTGGATGTTAACAGCGGCCCCTGCTATGGCCGTACGGTCTGCGACGAACTGGGCGTGCTCGGTAAAGCGCCGAATACCAAAGTGGGCATCACTATTGATACCAACTGGTTTTGGGGCTTAGTTGAAGAGTGTGTACGGATGTATCGCTAATTAACTTTGTTCCAGGCGTGTGGAATATCTTTTATCGCCCGATATACCCGTTGTCTTTCAAGCGGCTTCTTTGTTGGCTACGTTCGTTCACCCCAGTCACTTACTTGAGTAAGCTCCTGGGGCTTCTCTCTCTTGCCGCCTCGAAGCAACTTGAAATCCATTGGGTATAGAAACAGGCGGGCAGTAAGCGGTCGCCCGCAACAATATCAGACATACCAAAACCTGGCGTAATGCCGGGTTTGCTGGCATCAAGAGATAATCATTATGGATATAATGAGAAGTGTTTTGGGTATGGTGGTATTACTGGCAATCGCTTTTCTGCTGTCAGTAAATAAAAAAAGAATTAGTCTGCGCACGGTTGGCGCGGCGCTGGTACTGCAAATTGCCATTGGTGGCGTTATGCTCTATTTTCCGCCAGGAAAATGGTTGGCAGAACAGGCGGCTTTCGGCGTACATAAAGTGATGACCTACAGCGATGCCGGTAGCGCATTTATTTTTGGTTCGCTGGTCGGGCCGAAAATGGACCTCTTATTCGATGGATCTGGTTTTATTTTCGCTTTTCGGGTATTGCCTGCCATTATTTTTATCACCGCGCTGGTTAGTCTGCTTTATTATATCGGCGTAATGGGAATACTGATCCGAATTCTTGGCGGAATTTTCCAGAAAGCGCTGAATATTAGCAAGATTGAATCGTTTGTTGCCGTGACCACCATTTTCCTTGGGCAAAATGAGATCCCGGCGATCGTTAAGCCCTTTATTAACAAGCTAAATCGTAATGAGCTGTTTACCGCGATTTGCAGCGGGATGGCTTCTATCGCCGGGTCGACGATGATTGGCTATGCCGGGCTGGGCGTGCCGATTGATTATCTGTTAGCGGCATCGTTGATGGCGATTCCCGGCGGTATTCTGTTTGCCCGCCTTCTTAGCCCGGCGACTGAAGCATCGCAGGTGACTTTCGAAAACCTCTCATTCACCGAAACTCCGCCGAAAAGTTTTATTGAAGCCGCGGCTAGCGGCGCGATGGCTGGGGTGAAAATTGCCGTGGGCGTGGCGACGGTAGTGATGGCGTTTGTGGCAATTATCGCTCTGATCAACGGTGTGATTGGCGGTATCGGCGGTTGGTTCGGTTTTGGTCACGCGACTCTGGAGGGGATTTTCGGTTATGTCCTTGCACCGCTGGCATGGTTAATGGGCGTTGACTGGAGTGATGCGACGCTGGCAGGCAGCCTGATTGGCCAGAAGCTGGCGATTAATGAGTTCGTGGCCTACCTCAACTTCTCGCCGTTCCTGCAAACGCCGGGATCGCTGGATGTGAAAACTATCGCCATTATCTCGTTTGCGCTGTGTGGCTTTGCTAACTTTGGCTCAATTGGCGTGGTGGTTGGCGCATTCTCGGCAATTGCACCCCAGCGCGCGTCTGAAATTGCCCAACTGGGGATGAGGGCGCTGGCTGCGGCAACGCTGTCAAACTTAATGAGCGCAACAATTGCCGGGTTTTTTATTGGCCTGGCGTAATACTCTGGTGTGCCGCTGATGCGGCACACCGCTGCTTTACACGTCTTTAATACGCCACAGGCAGGCCTGGGTAGCTATGCCCATGACTAGCGCAATCCAGAATACAGCGTGATAGCTCCAGACTTCTGCAACAACACCCGCCAGCGAACCGGCAATAATCCAGCCGACGCGAATGGTATTGGTATAGAGGGTCGTGGCCGCCCCGGCCTGGCCTGGCATCAGGTCCTGAAAATAGAGCATACCGATACCGGCCAGAATGCCGATAAAAATAGCATTCAGCACCTGCAGGGCCAGCAGCAGCACAGGAGTGTGTACGGTTAGCATGCCGACATAAAACAGCACTCCGGCAACCGCAGAGATCTGCATCAGGAAACGCTTGCCGAAACGTTTGGCGTAGTAGCCTGCAATCAGCATGGTCGGGATTTCCAGCCCGGCGGCGGTCCCCATCATTAATCCAGCCAGTTTCTCGGGTAAATGCAGCTCATTAATAATGAACAGCGGCATATTAATGATGTACAGGCTATTGATTCCCCACATTAGCGTACAGATGATAAACAGCAGCAGCGCATCACGACGGTTGGTTCGCGGTGCCTGAAGATGGCCTGTAGCAGCTTTCGGCTCTTTACGCATGCTGGGAAGGAAAAACCAGACTATAGCGCCGCAGACCACGAAGGCAATCGCCGCGCTGAGATACATCACCGTAAAGCCAAATCCCATCGCTAACGCATAAGCCAACGGCGGCCCGATAACCCACGCCAGCGAAACCTGTGCGCGCAGAATTGAGCTAAACATGACCGCCTCGCGGCCCGTTTTGTCCGCATGTTCGCGGGCGAGAGCGAACATTTGCGGGTTCGCTGTGGAACCAAAGCTGCTTAGAAACACGCCGACAAACAGCAAAATAAAGTAGTTACGGTTCCAGGCGAATAGCGCGCAGGCCAGCACGCCCATCAGACAGCAAAAGACGATCAGCTGTTTGCGGTCGCCTTTGCGATCCGAACGTCCGGCAAGAAACTGGCTCACCAGAATGCCGATCACCGCGCTACCAGTAAAAAAGAAACCGACCATCGCCGGTCGCACATGTACTTCGTTAGTTAAAAACAGGCTCAGGGTAGGCGTTTGCAGCGCCCCGGCAATGCCCGTCAGGAAGGCGACGATCAGGAAGGCGGAGGAGGTTAAATCAAACCCGCGTCGTGGGAAGGCGGCGCTACTGTTTTGCATGTCGATGTTCTGTGGTTTCAGGAATCGCGGAGTTTACGCCGCCAGTCAGAAAATGAACAGTGGCATGGCACGAATAAATCAAAAAGACGTTTCAAATTTTCAACTTCAGCAAAAAGCTGAACCAGAAAGGTATTCGTCACCTGCGCTTCAGCAAAAGTGTGCAGTATCTCTAACTTCTGTTATCAGGTTGCTAAGTTTTCTTGCGCGATGACTAATAAAGGTACAGACTCCTTGAAACGTTTCAGCGTCATCGGGAGATTCTCCAGCAGGTAGATGACGCATTTTTTCTCAAAGTAGCTGAAACGATTCAATTCAGCAGGAGAGGAGAACCATGTTCCAGTTATCTGTGCAGGATATTCATCCCGGTCAGCAGGCCGGTAATAAAGAAGAGGCAATTCGTCAGGTTGCTTCCGCGCTGGTCAGTGCGGGCAACGTGGCGGATGGCTACATTAACGGGATGCTGGCTCGCGAGCAGCAAACCTCCACTTTCCTGGGTAACGGCATTGCCATTCCGCACGGCACTACCGACACCCGCGACCAGGTGCTGAAAACCGGCGTTCAGGTTTATCAGTTCCCGCAGGGCGTGACCTGGGGCGAAGGGCAGACCGCTTACGTTGCCATCGGTATCGCCGCCAGCTCGGATGAACATCTGGGGCTGCTGCGTCAACTGACCCATGTACTGAGCGATGATTCCGTTGCTGAGCAGCTTAAATCCGCGACCACTGCTGAAGAACTGCGTGCTCTGCTGATGGGTGAAAAGCAGAGTGAAGTGCTGAAGCTGGACAATGACACGCTGAGCCTGGACGTTGTCGCCAGCGATCTGCTGACTCTGCAGGCGCTGAACGCCGCGCGATTGAAAGAAGCTGGTGCTGTTGATGCTTCCTTTGTCAGCAAAACGATTAATGAACAACCGCTGAACCTCGGTCAGGGCATCTGGCTGAACGACAGCACTGAAGGTAACCTGCGCAGCGCCGTTGCGGTCAGCCGTGCAGCAACCGCTTCTATTCGCGATGAGCAGCCGGTTTCCCTGCTGATTACCGTAGCGATGGCTGATGACCAGCCGACAGCGGTACTTAATCGCCTGACCAATTTACTGCTCGACAAAAAAGCTGACCGTTTGCTGAAAGCTGATGGCGCTACGCTGCTGGCGTTGCTGACCAGCGATGATGCCATCGCTGAGGACGTGCTGAGCGCTGAATATGTGATCCGCAATGAGCACGGGCTGCACGCGCGTCCAGGCACTATGCTGGTTAATACCATTAAACAATTCTCCAGCGACATTACCGTCACCAACCTTGATGGTTCGGGTAAACCGGCCAATGGCCGCAGCCTGATGAAAGTCGTGGCGCTGGGTGTGAAGAAAGGTCACCGTCTGCGCTTTACCGCGCAAGGTGAGGATGCGCAACAGGCGCTGGATGCGATTGGCGAAGCTATCGCCGCAGGCCTTGGGGAGGGCGCATAAATGAGCAGACGTGTCGCAACGATTACTTTAAACCCGGCCTATGACCTGGTGGGGTTTACCCCGGAAATTGAACGCGGTGAGGTTAACCTCGTGCGTACCACTGGCTTACATGCTGCCGGGAAAGGGATCAACGTTGCAAAAGTGCTGAAAGATCTCGGCATCGACGTCACCGTGGGTGGTTTCCTCGGTAAAGACAACCAGGATGGATTTCAGCAGCTGTTCAGTGAACTGGGCATTGCGAACCGTTTTCAGGTTGTTCAGGGCCGTACTCGTATCAACGTCAAACTGACGGAAAAAGACAGTGAAGTGACCGATTTCAACTTCTCTGGCTTTGAAGTGACCCCAGGCGACTGGGAACGTTTTGTTAATGATTCCCTGAGCTGGTTGGGTCAGTTCGATATGGTTTGCGTGAGCGGTAGTTTGCCGTCCGGCGTGAGCCCGGAAGCGTTTACCGACTGGATGACCCGTCTGCGCAGTCAGTGCCCGTGCATCATTTTTGACAGCAGCCGCGAAGCACTGGTTGCTGGCCTGAAAGCGGCTCCATGGTTGGTGAAACCTAACCGTCGCGAGCTGGAAATCTGGGCGGGTCGTAAGCTGCCTGAAATGAAAGATGTGATTGAAGCCGCCCACGCGCTGCGTGAACAGGGGATTGCCCACGTGGTTATCTCCCTTGGTGAAGAAGGCGCTCTGTGGGTTAACGCATCCGGAGAGTGGATTGCTAAGCCGCCTTCAGTAGAAGTGATTAGCACCGTTGGTGCGGGGGACTCTATGGTTGGCGGTCTGATTTACGGTCTGCTAATGCGCGAGTCCAGTGAGCATACGCTGCGTCTGGCGACGGCGGTTGCCGCGCTGGCGGTGAGTCAAAGCAATGTCGGTATTACCGATCGTACCCAGTTGGCCGCAATGATGGCGCGCGTCGACTTACAACCCTTTAATTAACAGCAGGAGAGGCATAATGAAAACGCTGCTGATTATTGATGCCGGGCTTGGACAGGCTCGCGCCTATATGGCGAAGACCCTGTTGAGCACTGCGGCGCAAAAAGCGCAACTCGAACTGATTGATAACCCGAACGACGCTGAACTGGCGATCGTGCTGGGCGCAGCGCTGCCAGCTGATAGCGCGCTGAACGGCAAGAAGGTTTATCTCGGCGACATTAACCGCGCCGTGGCTCACCCGGAGCTGTTCCTTAGTGAAGCCAAAAGCCACGCGACGCCTTACACCGCTCCGGCGGCGGTTGCTTTACCGGCTGCGACCAACGGCCCGAAACGCATTGTGGCGGTAACCGCTTGTCCGACTGGCGTAGCGCATACGTTTATGGCGGCGGAAGCGATTGAAACCGAAGCCAAAAAACGCGGCTGGTGGGTGAAAGTTGAAACTCGTGGCTCCGTGGGCGCGGGCAACGCGATCACCCCGGAAGAGGTGGAACAAGCGGATCTGGTGGTCGTTGCTGCTGATATCGAAGTCGATCTGGCGAAATTTGCTGGTAAGCCGATGTATCGCACCACCACCGGCCTGGCGCTGAAGAAAACCGCTCAGGAGCTGGATAAAGCTGTCGTTGAGGCGAAACCGTACCAGCCTTCGGGTAAATCCCAGGCGGCAACGGAGGGGAAAAAAGAGTCTGCGGGGGCATACCGTCACCTGCTGACCGGCGTTTCATACATGCTGCCAATGGTTGTCGCGGGGGGCCTGTGTATTGCACTCTCCTTTGCCTTTGGTATTAAAGCTTTTGAAGTCCCGGATACTCTGGCTGCGGCGCTGATGCAAATCGGCGGTGGCTCAGCCTTTGCGCTGATGGTTCCGGTGCTGGCGGGCTTCATTGCCTTCTCTATTGCTGACCGTCCGGGCCTGACCCCTGGTCTTATCGGCGGTATGCTGGCAGTAAGCACCGGGTCTGGGTTTATCGGCGGTATTATTGCCGGTTTCCTCGCCGGTTATGTAGCGAAAGCGATTAGTACGAAGCTGAAATTGCCGCAAAGTATGGAAGCGCTGAAACCGATTCTGATCATTCCGCTGGTTTCCAGCCTGATCGTCGGTCTGGCGATGATTTACCTGATTGGTAAACCTGTTGCCGGGATCCTCGAAGGTCTGACCCACTGGCTGCAAACCATGGGTACGGCGAATGCGGTTCTGCTCGGCGCGATCCTCGGCGGTATGATGTGTACCGATATGGGCGGTCCGGTAAACAAAGCAGCCTATGCGTTTGGTGTTGGCCTGCTGAGTACCCAAACCTATGCTCCGATGGCGGCGATTATGGCGGCGGGTATGGTTCCACCGCTGGCGCTGGGTCTGGCAACGCTGGTTGCACGTAAAAAGTTCGACAAAGCGCAGCAAGAAGGTGGCAAAGCCGCGCTGGTCCTCGGTCTGTGCTTTATCACTGAAGGGGCGATTCCGTTCGCTGCTCGTGACCCGATGCGCGTCCTGCCTTGCTGTATCGTTGGCGGTGCGGTGACCGGTGCGATGTCCATGTGGGTTGGCGCCAAATTGATGGCACCGCACGGCGGTCTGTTTGTTCTGCTGATTCCTGGTGCGATTACGCCGGTTCTCGGTTACCTGATGGCGATTGTTGTCGGTACGCTTGTTGCTGGTCTCTCCTACGCGGTGCTGAAACGTCCTGAAGTTCAGGTGGAAGAAAACGCCGCCTGATAGACCTTGTAATACCTTCATTAAGGGCAGAGTCTTCTCTGCCCTTTTTATTGTTTTTGACGCTAGTGGTTTTCCCTGCCTGAATTGTTATTATTCTTTTTCCTTGTCTAGTTTGAGCCAGCCATACTATGTTTCCATTTACGCTTCGTGAAATGACTCACGCTGATATTCCCGCAGTTCAGTCGTTCCTTGTTCAGCACCTCAATCTGTTCTTCAACGCTGGTAGATCAATACCTTCTGCCGATGAGGACATTTTTAATCTCGAACAGCAGTATATTTCGCAGGAAAGAAATTTGCTGCTTTGCGCATGGGATGAAAAACAGGAGTTAATCGCTACACTGGCAGTATGTCAATATGATGACAGGCTCGCTGAGTTGCGCGGGCGTTATAATTTGTCTGAAACCGCAGAAATTTGCCGCTGTTATGTGGATAAGCGCTATCGCAGACAGGGCATCGGTAGTCAGTTGATCGCTTTTGCTGAGGAATTCTGTCGGCGGCAGCAATATAAAACCTTATATCTTCACACGCATCATTTTTTGCCTGGAGGCTATCATTTCTGGTTGCGTAATCATTTTAGCGTTGTGATGGATATGCAAGATAAATGGCAGTTGGTTCATATGGAGAGATCACATTAATAAATGAACCCAACGCTAATAGGCCGCATTATTGATAGTGATCAATATGTTTAATTTGAGATAGCCAAACCGCGTATATAGTTTGATCAGTGTCAATTAATTCTCATTTAGCTTTTTATTATTATTTCCAAGCATAACTTTCTGGCAAGTGATTGGGTTGTAACTGATTGTATTTTATTGTTGTTTTTATATTTGTATGACGTTTTAATCATTTCGTCATACAGTTGACCTTGTTAACAATTGCCGCTAGAGTCGCTGTCGACAGCATTTCATTACATTTTTGTATTTGAATAGGAATATGGTGCGAATTGTTAAATTCAATGCCATAACTGCCCCCGCAACTGTAGGCGGATGCTGAATATCCTTGTGCGGTTAATTAACCGCAGGTCACTGTAAAGCTTGTCTTTATGGGAAGGCTGATATTCTGATTACCGTGAGTCAGGAGACCTGCTGTCAACAATGTTGTATACCATTGAGTGGACGGGATGGTCCATGGGATGAATTATTTGACGCAGGCAGTAGTGTATTTATGAATAAAATTTTGGCTAAGTAAGGCTTATTTGCATTTTTTGCATATCTTTATTCTTAAATTTCACGATTCAATGTCATCTATCTTCATGTCTCCTCCCGATATATGGAACGAAATAAGCCATGACCAGACCTTCAGATCTGGCATCAACGGGACGATGATAATGCACGCTAATTTTACTTCTTTCACTTCTAAAAAAACGCTTCTGATTATTGCAGGCGCAACTCTACTACTCAACTCCAGTGTCGCCAGTGCGGCAAAAACTGAATATCCCTTAACGATTAAAAACTGCGGCCGCGACATCACCTTCAATCAGGCCCCTAAACGTGTGGCGACGGTGGGTCAGAACAGCACTGAAATTTTCTATTCACTCGGGCTTGCCGATCGCGTTGTGGGTACTTCGCTGTGGTTTGGCCCGGTACCTGATGCGTATAAAGCGGCAAACGAGAAAGTGGACGTCATTGCGCAAAATATTCCCAGCTTCGAAGGGATTATTGCTAAAAAACCGGAGCTGGTTGCCAGCCAGTTTGAGTGGCAAATCGGCCCTGCGGGTACGGTTGCCTCTTACGAGCAGTTTAGTGAACTGAACGTTCCGGTCTACACCGCGCCTGCCGACTGTGCGAAAGATAACGAAGATGGCGGTGATGGCGTCCGTAAAGGCATGTTTGATATTGCCATGGTGTATCAGGAAGTCGCTGATCTGGCAAAAATCTTCGACGTTCAGGATAAAGGCGATGCGCTGATTGCCAGTCTTAAAGCGCGTGAAGTGGCAGCGATAAATAAAATTTCCGGCATGGATAAAAATGTCTCAGCAGTATTCTGGTTCTCCAGCGCCGACCTGCAGCTTGATCCTTACGTGGCAGGGAAGTTTGGTCCAGCCGCATGGATTGCTCAGAAGCTGGGCGTGAAAAACGTTATTGATTCAGCCGAAGAGTGGCCAACGGTAGGTTGGGAGACCATTGCCAAAGCCAATCCTTCGGTCATTGTACTCGGTGAGATGAGCCGTCGCCGCTTCCCGGCCGATGACTGGCAGGTCAAGATGGATTACCTCAAGTCCGACCCAGTCGCCAAACTACTTCCTGCGGTGAAGGAAAATCATCTGCCTGTCATTGACGTACAAACAATGAACGCCGGCATCAGAACTATTGATGGGCTAGAAAAACTGGCTGATGCCCTGGTTGAATATGGCTTAGCGCATCCGCAGGCCTCTCATTAATCTACGTTTTGCGCTATGCCCTGGCCCGGCATAGCGCATCTCCGTTACTCAGGAACGCAGATATAATCATGAGTGATTCTCGCAGGATGCGTCGTGCTGTTGGTCAGCTTGCGGTAAGAGTTGGTGGACATGCCATTTGGGTTAGTGTGCTGATGTGCTGCGTACTGCTGGCGGGGATCTCCATTGGCGAAACGCTTATCCCCTGGCAGCATGTACTCAGTACGCTGGCAAATCGTCTGCTTGATACTGACTATCCAGTCGATGCGCTGGATGCCGGGATCATCTGGAACTATCGCCTGACGCGAGCCCTGGTTTCTGCCTGCTGCGGCGCGTGCCTCGCGGTGTCCGGGGTAGTGCTACAGTCGATACTGCGTAATGCGCTTGCTGAGCCCTATCTGCTGGGCATTTCCGCCGGGGCTTCTACCGGTGCAGTACTGGTTGCGCTCACCGGTCTGGGGGCCGGGATCATCAGCATGTCATTTGGTGCTTTCATTGGTGCGCTGGCGGCATTTCTGTTCGTCGCTTTGCTGGCGATAGCTGCAGGCGGCAGGCAAGGTGGTGGCATTACAACCCAAATCATTCTTGCCGGGATCGCCAGTTCGCAGCTATTCAACGCCATTACTTCACTGGTCATCACCCGCTCAGCAAACGCCGAGCAGGCGCGCGGTATTATGTTCTGGCTGTTGGGTAATCTGAGCGGCGTGCGCTGGCCCGATGTTGTCTTAGCCATTCCTACTGCCCTGGTCGGTGTCGCACTGTGCTTCTGTTATGCCCGCCATCTAGATGCTTTTTCCTTTGGCGCTGAGTCTGCGGCATCGCTGGGAATTCCTGTCAA is part of the Klebsiella huaxiensis genome and encodes:
- the fruK gene encoding 1-phosphofructokinase, with translation MSRRVATITLNPAYDLVGFTPEIERGEVNLVRTTGLHAAGKGINVAKVLKDLGIDVTVGGFLGKDNQDGFQQLFSELGIANRFQVVQGRTRINVKLTEKDSEVTDFNFSGFEVTPGDWERFVNDSLSWLGQFDMVCVSGSLPSGVSPEAFTDWMTRLRSQCPCIIFDSSREALVAGLKAAPWLVKPNRRELEIWAGRKLPEMKDVIEAAHALREQGIAHVVISLGEEGALWVNASGEWIAKPPSVEVISTVGAGDSMVGGLIYGLLMRESSEHTLRLATAVAALAVSQSNVGITDRTQLAAMMARVDLQPFN
- a CDS encoding YkgJ family cysteine cluster protein, producing the protein MECRPDCGACCIAPSISSPIPGMPQGKPANTRCIQLSDSNLCNIFGSPLRPKVCGSLKPEVEMCATNRDDAMTWLLHLEQSTS
- a CDS encoding transcriptional regulator YeiL yields the protein MKEIQNENLKQQLISDSGYLEKFSVDVVRDTRLFHVVAGDYIVKEGAQPAHLFYLARGRAKLYTTSANGRVSLIDFFGAPCFIGEIELIDKHHDPRGVQAIEECWCLALPIASFRPLLLNDVIFLRNLCIALSQKNYRNIVSLTQNQSFPLVNRLAAFILLTQHCDIYHEKHTPAAEYMGVSYRHLLYVIAQFCQEGLLVKQKSGYALGNKKKLIALAREMDPDNNFADLLY
- the setB gene encoding sugar efflux transporter SetB — translated: MQNSSAAFPRRGFDLTSSAFLIVAFLTGIAGALQTPTLSLFLTNEVHVRPAMVGFFFTGSAVIGILVSQFLAGRSDRKGDRKQLIVFCCLMGVLACALFAWNRNYFILLFVGVFLSSFGSTANPQMFALAREHADKTGREAVMFSSILRAQVSLAWVIGPPLAYALAMGFGFTVMYLSAAIAFVVCGAIVWFFLPSMRKEPKAATGHLQAPRTNRRDALLLFIICTLMWGINSLYIINMPLFIINELHLPEKLAGLMMGTAAGLEIPTMLIAGYYAKRFGKRFLMQISAVAGVLFYVGMLTVHTPVLLLALQVLNAIFIGILAGIGMLYFQDLMPGQAGAATTLYTNTIRVGWIIAGSLAGVVAEVWSYHAVFWIALVMGIATQACLWRIKDV
- the rihB gene encoding ribosylpyrimidine nucleosidase: MEKRKIILDCDPGHDDAIAIIMAARHPAIDLLGITIVAGNQTLDKTLVNGLNVCQHLDINVPVYAGMPQPIMRQQIVADNIHGETGLDGPVFSPLTRKAESTHAVKYIIDTLMASEGDITLVPVGPLTNIAVAMRMQPEILPKIREIVLMGGAYGTGNFTPSAEFNIYADPEAARVVFTSGVPLVMMGLDLTNQTVCTADVIARMEKAGGPAGQLFSDIMNFTLKTQFENYGLAGGPVHDATCIGYLINPQGIKTQDMYVEVDVNSGPCYGRTVCDELGVLGKAPNTKVGITIDTNWFWGLVEECVRMYR
- the fruB gene encoding fused PTS fructose transporter subunit IIA/HPr protein, which gives rise to MFQLSVQDIHPGQQAGNKEEAIRQVASALVSAGNVADGYINGMLAREQQTSTFLGNGIAIPHGTTDTRDQVLKTGVQVYQFPQGVTWGEGQTAYVAIGIAASSDEHLGLLRQLTHVLSDDSVAEQLKSATTAEELRALLMGEKQSEVLKLDNDTLSLDVVASDLLTLQALNAARLKEAGAVDASFVSKTINEQPLNLGQGIWLNDSTEGNLRSAVAVSRAATASIRDEQPVSLLITVAMADDQPTAVLNRLTNLLLDKKADRLLKADGATLLALLTSDDAIAEDVLSAEYVIRNEHGLHARPGTMLVNTIKQFSSDITVTNLDGSGKPANGRSLMKVVALGVKKGHRLRFTAQGEDAQQALDAIGEAIAAGLGEGA
- a CDS encoding NupC/NupG family nucleoside CNT transporter; translation: MDIMRSVLGMVVLLAIAFLLSVNKKRISLRTVGAALVLQIAIGGVMLYFPPGKWLAEQAAFGVHKVMTYSDAGSAFIFGSLVGPKMDLLFDGSGFIFAFRVLPAIIFITALVSLLYYIGVMGILIRILGGIFQKALNISKIESFVAVTTIFLGQNEIPAIVKPFINKLNRNELFTAICSGMASIAGSTMIGYAGLGVPIDYLLAASLMAIPGGILFARLLSPATEASQVTFENLSFTETPPKSFIEAAASGAMAGVKIAVGVATVVMAFVAIIALINGVIGGIGGWFGFGHATLEGIFGYVLAPLAWLMGVDWSDATLAGSLIGQKLAINEFVAYLNFSPFLQTPGSLDVKTIAIISFALCGFANFGSIGVVVGAFSAIAPQRASEIAQLGMRALAAATLSNLMSATIAGFFIGLA
- the yeiP gene encoding elongation factor P-like protein YeiP gives rise to the protein MPRANEIKKGMVLNYNGKLLIVKNIDIQSPSARGAATLYKMRFSDVRTGLKVEERFKGDDIVDTVTLTRRFVDFSYIDGNEYVFMDKEDYTPYIFTKEQIEEELLFIPEGGMPDMQVLTWDGQLLALELPQTVDLEIVETAPGIKGASASARNKPATLSTGLVVQVPEYLSAGERIRIHIEESRYMGRAD